In Candidatus Alcyoniella australis, the DNA window ATCGCCGCGGCCATCGGTTCCTCGATCAGGTAGACCTCGCGCGCTCCGGCGGACATCGCCGATTCGCGCACCGCGCGTTTTTCGACCTCGGTGATGCCGTAGGGCACGCAGATGATGATCCGCGGCCTGACCAGCGCCTTGCGGTTGTGCGCCTTGCGGATGAAGTAGCGCAGCATCTCGCGGGTGACCTCGAAGTCGGCGATCACTCCCTCGCGCATCGGCCGGATTGCCACGATGTGCCCCGGAGTGCGGCCGACCATCATCTTGGCCTCTTTGCCCACGGCGAGCACGCGCTTCATTCCGCGGTAGTCCTTTTGGACGGCCACGACGCTTGGTTCGGAAAAGACTATTCCACGACCTTTGACGTAGACCAGCGTATTGGCGGTGCCTAGGTCAATCGCCAGGTCATTGGAGAACAGTCCCAGAAGACGATCGAATATCATGCTATCTTTCCATCTGCGTGAAACCGCGCAATCATATAACAGCGCCAGATCGCTTGTCCAGCCGAAGCGTGCTGTTGCGTGCGGCTCCGACCGCTCTTGCGTTGGTGTGGCGCAACGAGTAAACTTTGCCGGTTTTCGGAGGATTTACCAATGGTAATGAGCGTTTTAAGAAGAAAGAAAAACCACCCGATCCTGATCGCGTTGCTCGGCGCCGTGGCGCTGTCGTTCGTGATTTTCTTCGGTACTGGCATATCCGGCGGCGGCAGCGGAGGCAGCGGCAGCGGCAAAGTCAGCTCGAACTCCGTGGCCAGCGTTAACGGGATACAGATCTCTATCGATCAGTACCGTAACGAAATGCGCCAGATGCGCGACCAGGTGGACCAGCAGCTGGAACAGCTACGGCTGTACATCCAGGACGAGGACGTGCTCGAGCAACAGCGCGAGCAGCTGCTCGAGGCGGCCAAGCGCCAGGCGCTGGAGCGGCTGGTGACCACCACCTTGATCCAAAGCTACGCGCAAAAGCACGAACTGCTCGGCTCCGACGCCGAGGTGCGCGCCGCGATCACCAGCATCCCGTATTTCCAGAGCGGCGGCCGCTTCGATCCCCAGAGCTATCGCGCCTGGCTGCAGGCCAAACGCATGTCGGCCGAAAGCTTCGAGGACAACTACCGCGCCTACAGCGCTTTCAGTCGGCTGCACGCGGTGATCGCCGGCTCGGCCTACGTCAGCGACAGCGAGGTGCGCGACGAATATTTGCGCCGCAACGAGCGTCTGCGCGTCGAATACATCTCCCTGGATACGACCAAGCTGGCCCAGGACGCCCAGGTCAGCGATGAAGAGGCGCGCAGCTACTACGAGGCGCACCCCGAGCAGTTCATCTGGCCCGAGCGACGCGAGGCCGACTTCCTGACCTTCGAGGCCTTTAGCTACAAGGACCAGGTCGAGGTTCTCGACCAGGAGGTCGAGGAGTACTACAACGCCAACTTGGTGACGATGTTCACCGATCCCGAGAAGGTGCGCGCATCCCACGTACTGGTCCAGGTGCCCCAGCAAAGCTCCGATGAGGTGCGCCAGGCCGCGTTGGAAAAGGCCGAGCTGGTGCTCAAGCGTGCTCAGGCCGCTGACGCCGATTTCGCCGAGCTGGCGCGTAAATAC includes these proteins:
- a CDS encoding SurA N-terminal domain-containing protein — its product is MSVLRRKKNHPILIALLGAVALSFVIFFGTGISGGGSGGSGSGKVSSNSVASVNGIQISIDQYRNEMRQMRDQVDQQLEQLRLYIQDEDVLEQQREQLLEAAKRQALERLVTTTLIQSYAQKHELLGSDAEVRAAITSIPYFQSGGRFDPQSYRAWLQAKRMSAESFEDNYRAYSAFSRLHAVIAGSAYVSDSEVRDEYLRRNERLRVEYISLDTTKLAQDAQVSDEEARSYYEAHPEQFIWPERREADFLTFEAFSYKDQVEVLDQEVEEYYNANLVTMFTDPEKVRASHVLVQVPQQSSDEVRQAALEKAELVLKRAQAADADFAELARKYSDDPGTRENGGDLGLVGRGQFVPQFEDAAFSVEPGELVGPVQTPFGYHVIRVTQKVPERIVPLEEAQIEIRFSLIQQRANELAQQRAQELSTQIAPGDSLREFARVHDLSVRSTGQFAATDPIPEVQQSQTITPQLFELAVDEISAPLSGGNVHYLFQLTRTHEARTKEFSECRNQAKTLALEDKRRNAATEMARGLLDQLKDGRELGLLAREQGLEIGDSGWITRGSRSIPGLGVAGELISGAFELNAENPLPDEPVEVGQRVAIYRLIEREEFDQAQFATQATPIHEQLLDQKRNVLLNAWQDYLRGSAEVFYDLEKL